AGGCCTTGCACCGAATTGAGCATCAAATCCGTCTTCCACTAAATAATTTTTAGCTTTTTCACTAAGGACTATTTGAATATTGTTTTCTATAAGTCTATCTCTTAAATCATCTAGCATCAATTCTACAATCTCTTTAATGTGTTCTTTATTTAATGCATGAAAAACAATAATCTCATCTAACCTGTTTAAAAATTCAGGTCTAAAAGTACGGCGCAATTCAGACATAACTTTATCTTTCATGTTACCATATTTTTCTTCGTCATTGCTTCGTGTCATAAAACCCAATGTAGCTTCTTTTTCTATAAAATTAGCACCAACATTTGAAGTCATAATTACCACTGTGTTTTTAAAGTCAACCTTGCGCCCGTGTGTATCAGTAAGTGTACCATCCTCTAATATTTGTAATAATATATTAAAAACATCCGGATGAGCTTTTTCGATTTCATCAAATAGTATAACGGAATAAGGTCTCCTTCTAACTGGTTCTGTTAATTGCCCTCCTTCATCATGACCAATATACCCAGGAGGAGAACCAACCATTCTAGATACTGAATGTTTTTCCATATACTCTGACATATCAATTCTTATCATAGCTTCTTCATCGTCAAACATAGCTTCTGCTAAAGTTCTTGCCAGTTCTGTCTTTCCCACTCCTGTAGGACCTAAGAAAATAAATGAGCCAATCGGTCTTTTAGGATCCTTTAGACCAGCTCTTGCTCTTCGTACTGCCTGAGAAACTGCATCTATAGCTTCATTTTGTCCAATAACTCTTTTGTGTAATTCGTCTTCTAGCCTTAGTAGTTTTTGAGTCTCTGCTTCTTCCAACTTCGTTACTGGAATTCCTGTCCAAGAAGATACAATATGTGCAATATCTTCTGAACTAACTGTACTTTCTGAACGTCCTTTATTATTATCCCAATTTTCTTTTAAATTTTCTAATTTATTTATAGTCTCTTTTTCCCTGTCTCTAATTTCCGCAGCTTTTTCAAATTCTTGATTCTTAACAGCAGCTTCTTTTTCTTTTTGCAATTCCTCAATTAATTTATTCAGTTCTTTTATTTCAGGTGGCCTTGTATTATTACTTAATCTTACCCTAGATGCTGCCTCATCAATTAGATCAATTGCTTTATCTGGTAAAAATCTTTCAGTTATATATCTATGTGACATATTAACAGCAGCTTTAATTGCTTCGTCAGTGATAACAACTTTAT
The genomic region above belongs to Halanaerobiaceae bacterium ANBcell28 and contains:
- a CDS encoding ATP-dependent Clp protease ATP-binding subunit — translated: MFGRFTERARKVLSLAEQSAVRLKHNYVGTEHILLGLIKESQGIAAKVLSEVNINEEKIIEQVKKIVGEGKEDIQKPVSLTPRSKKILNLSMDEARRLGHNYIGTEHLLLGLIREGEGIAVRIITELGGDLKTIHKQIIDLLGGQSNLEKQGVDKNSETANLDEYSRDLTEMAREGKLDPVIGRNKEIERVIQVLSRRTKNNPVLIGEPGVGKTAIVEGLAERIETENVPDILLNKRVVSLDLSSIVAGSKYRGEFEKRLKAVMNDIIKNGNIILFIDELHTLVGAGAAEGAIDASNILKPALARGELQAIGATTLDEYRKHIEKDAALERRFQSVLVEETNPEETISILKGLRDAYEAHHKVVITDEAIKAAVNMSHRYITERFLPDKAIDLIDEAASRVRLSNNTRPPEIKELNKLIEELQKEKEAAVKNQEFEKAAEIRDREKETINKLENLKENWDNNKGRSESTVSSEDIAHIVSSWTGIPVTKLEEAETQKLLRLEDELHKRVIGQNEAIDAVSQAVRRARAGLKDPKRPIGSFIFLGPTGVGKTELARTLAEAMFDDEEAMIRIDMSEYMEKHSVSRMVGSPPGYIGHDEGGQLTEPVRRRPYSVILFDEIEKAHPDVFNILLQILEDGTLTDTHGRKVDFKNTVVIMTSNVGANFIEKEATLGFMTRSNDEEKYGNMKDKVMSELRRTFRPEFLNRLDEIIVFHALNKEHIKEIVELMLDDLRDRLIENNIQIVLSEKAKNYLVEDGFDAQFGARPLRRSIQRLIENPVSEKILEGSVSSGDTIKVDEEEGKLIFT